The Methanosphaera sp. DNA window TAGTGGAAATACAATGCATGCAAAGTATATGGATGCAGAGCCATCATCTGAAAACTATGAACAAAGAGTACTTATACCAAAAGAGTACTTTAAAAGCTATGAAGGTGCTGACATCATAAATAAGGATGCAGCAGAAAAGATCAGATCTGATGAAAAAGCATACTACTCACAAATTGAGATGAAAAATACGGCAGAGTTAGTACTACTAGCATTATCTGTACTTATAATGCTTGCACCTGCTGCAATATACTTCAAGTATGGACGTGAAGAAGATGTTGGACTTGATGGTATTGACCAGTCAGAAATACCATATGATGATGCTCCATCATTTGTAAATGCAATGCTTTCAGGTGATGTAGGACGTGTTAATATCAATGCATTTGAAGCAACACTACTTGATTTAATTGACAGACGATACTTTAAGATTCTCGCCTCTAGTGAAACTGATTTAATACTAAAACTTAATTCAATAAAATATGATGGTCAAAATGATCTTAAAGACTATGAAGATGACCTAATTAAGTATCTCATGCGTTTTAAAAATGATAAAGGTGAAATTTCACTACAAGATATAGGTGATGATGTATCAAGTGATGATTTCATAAAATTCCTAAAAACATGGAAAAGCAGTGTAATACGACAAGAAGATGTATATAAATATGAAGTCGAGTACTTCCAAGATAAAGGAGTAAAAGTAGTACATATGTGGTGTGCTGCAGCTGCAATCTTTGGAATACTACTAATACTACTTGAATTATATCTTCAAGGACTATATCAAGGAGTAGGATTTGTAGTTGCAATTATCATGATAATTGAAGCAATAGTAATGTATCTTATTCCTGATAATATTATGGGAGCATATACAACACAAGGACGTATATACACCCAGAAATGGCATAACTTTGAAAACTACATACAAGACTACAGTCTTATTAAGGAACATCCACCAGAATCTGTACAAATATGGGGAAAATATCTTACATATGCAACAGCTCTTGGATGTGCAGAGGCTGTGGAAGATAATATGAAACAGTACTTCAGGGAATTTGACATACCAGAATCTGCATACTATGATCAACCATTTTATATGTATTCATCACATGGTGGAACATGGCTTATGCTTTCAACATTCAGTAAACTTTCAAA harbors:
- a CDS encoding DUF2207 domain-containing protein — protein: MKNNTLKKFLMLFLITLLLISPIAAGNYQLPSADVDVVVHDDATATITQKIVYDINGTVNGVYYRMPLNGEQDVENISVETPGYYNTLEVNKTNNQIQLKVWLYKDAAKTQKVNDAKVEVTYKYNFIKGVKVYNDVAELQFAVWGKYWDEEVQKLTTHITLPGAINENDYWFNPPNVVSSHNISGNTMHAKYMDAEPSSENYEQRVLIPKEYFKSYEGADIINKDAAEKIRSDEKAYYSQIEMKNTAELVLLALSVLIMLAPAAIYFKYGREEDVGLDGIDQSEIPYDDAPSFVNAMLSGDVGRVNINAFEATLLDLIDRRYFKILASSETDLILKLNSIKYDGQNDLKDYEDDLIKYLMRFKNDKGEISLQDIGDDVSSDDFIKFLKTWKSSVIRQEDVYKYEVEYFQDKGVKVVHMWCAAAAIFGILLILLELYLQGLYQGVGFVVAIIMIIEAIVMYLIPDNIMGAYTTQGRIYTQKWHNFENYIQDYSLIKEHPPESVQIWGKYLTYATALGCAEAVEDNMKQYFREFDIPESAYYDQPFYMYSSHGGTWLMLSTFSKLSNEVPSSDMDGSTFGDIGDIGGGFGGGGGGVF